In Gopherus flavomarginatus isolate rGopFla2 chromosome 5, rGopFla2.mat.asm, whole genome shotgun sequence, one DNA window encodes the following:
- the ZFP36L1 gene encoding mRNA decay activator protein ZFP36L1, with amino-acid sequence MSTALVSPTIFDLSEVLCKSNKMLNYSPSGVGGCLLDRKAVGTPAGGGFPRRHSVTLPNSKFHQNQLLSSLKGEPAPVLGPRESRFRDRSFSEGGERLLQQKQPGGQINSSRYKTELCRPFEENGACKYGDKCQFAHGIHELRSLTRHPKYKTELCRTFHTIGFCPYGPRCHFIHNAEERRAVAGGRDPTIADRPRLQHSFSFAGFPSVTANGLLDSPTSVTPPPMLSADDLLGSPTLPDCASNPFTFSSQELATLFAPSIGVQVSSGGSPTAFLFRPMSESPNMFDSPPSPQDSLSDQEGYLSSSSSHSGSDSPILDNSRRLPIFSRLSISDD; translated from the exons ATGTCCACGGCGCTGGTGTCTCCGACCATCTTCGACCTGAGCGAAGTTCTGTGCAAG AGTAACAAGATGTTGAACTACAGCCCTTCAGGTGTTGGAGGGTGTCTGTTGGATAGGAAGGCAGTGGGCACCCCAGCTGGCGGGGGTTTCCCTAGGAGGCACTCTGTCACCTTGCCCAACTCCAAGTTTCACCAGAACCAGCTCCTAAGCAGCCTCAAGGGGGAGCCGGCCCCTGTGCTGGGTCCCAGGGAAAGCCGTTTTCGGGACCGCTCCTTCTCTGAAGGTGGTGAGCGCCTGCTGCAGCAGAAGCAGCCCGGGGGACAAATCAACTCGAGCCGCTACAAGACAGAGCTGTGCCGCCCCTTCGAGGAGAACGGTGCCTGCAAATATGGTGACAAGTGCCAGTTTGCCCACGGCATCCATGAGCTGCGGAGCCTAACCCGCCACCCCAAGTACAAGACCGAGCTGTGTCGCACTTTCCACACCATCGGCTTCTGCCCTTATGGGCCTCGTTGTCACTTCATCCACAATGCCGAGGAGCGCCgtgctgtggctgggggccgGGACCCCACCATCGCCGACAGACCCCGCCTCCAGCACAGCTTCAGCTTTGCTGGCTTCCCCAGTGTCACTGCCAATGGGCTGCTGGACAGCCCCACCTCAGTCACCCCACCACCCATGCTGAGCGCTGATGACCTTCTGGGCTCGCCCACCTTGCCAGATTGTGCCAGCAACCCCTTCACCTTTTCCAGCCAGGAGCTGGCCACTCTCTTTGCCCCCAGCATAGGGGTGCAGGTGTCCAGTGGGGGTTCACCCACTGCTTTCCTCTTCAGGCCCATGTCTGAGTCCCCCAACATGTTTGACTCACCCCCCAGTCCTCAGGACTCCCTCTCTGATCAGGAAGGCTATCTGAGCAGCTCCAGCAGCCACAGCGGCTCAGATTCACCCATCCTGGATAACTCGAGACGTCTTCCCATCTTCAGCAGACTCTCCATCTCTGATGACTAA